A window from Argopecten irradians isolate NY chromosome 3, Ai_NY, whole genome shotgun sequence encodes these proteins:
- the LOC138319131 gene encoding histone-lysine N-methyltransferase SETD1B-like isoform X1 produces the protein MDTNIGLAIVVVCALTSQVSAASLEQGHKETANQERPQVDSPQNPLNLEKELRQQRPKTNVVKVPTNYLPPPPPPIIPQNDVISEEANAMLDNLSFEEIVEDVLSTLKKHPEILKELELDEEQKAGITIGDNEGNGNLPTNYQMPPPQLIEMPKRVEKKAGGRYQDFKRGNKHPGYYWKQRYGGDDSSEESSDNDSEESNESSKQSTSESSSSSSSSSSSSSSSQEASSQESDESSEEYTRYIPQKRVKEIPEATIDLLALPQEGGSKVNTGSKRFQGSRTHKNVRTYNAWSSPGPLNPKQMRPGAGSNKLILESPFMNTLPLFLSGELTGNKNKAVTSEHQSEMEALAELEAENEAESQNAEEEINEMENAPIKDMEQLQSLENRQRKKQEAMAKKEVPSTELKNEQSDTEEVELKALAHDGSPK, from the exons TATCAGCGGCATCGCTGGAGCAGGGACACAAGGAGACTGCTAACCAAGAACGCCCTCAGGTAGATTCCCCACAG AATCCTTTGAATCTTGAGAAGGAGCTGAGGCAGCAGCGACCGAAAACAAACGTGGTGAAAGTCCCGACAAATTACTTACCACCGCCTCCACCCCCGATAATCCCCCAAAACGATGTCATCTCAGAGGAGGCCAACGCCATGCTGGACAACCTCAGTTTTGAGGAAATCGTGGAGGACGTGTTATCAACATTGAAGAAACATCCAGAAATATTAAAGGAACTTGAGCTAG ATGAGGAACAGAAAGCAGGAATTACAATTGGCGACAATGAAGGAAATGGAAATCTCCCAACCAACTACCAAATGCCGCCTCCACAGCTTATCGAG ATGCCCAAGCGCGTTGAGAAGAAAGCTGGTGGCCGGTACCAAGACTTTAAACGAGGAAACAAACATCCTG GTTATTACTGGAAACAGAGATACGGCGGTGACGATTCATCAGAGGAATCTTCTGACAATGACTCTGAGGAGTCAAATGAATCCTCAAAGCAGTCCACCAGTgaatcctcctcctcctcctcatcttCGTCCTCCTCGAGCTCGTCCTCCCAGGAAGCATCATCCCAGGAGTCTGATGAGTCGTCAGAAGAGTACACTCGTTACATTCCACAGAAAAGGGTCAAGGAAATCCCCGAGGCCACCATCGATCTCTTGGCACTTCCTCAGGAAGGCGGAAGCAAAGTAAACACCGGAAGTAAGCGCTTTCAAGGGTCAAGGACACACAAAAACGTAAGAACCTACAATGCATGGTCATCACCTGGACCATTAAATCCAAAACAG ATGAGACCTGGTGCAGGCAGCAACAAGCTTATACTGGAGAGCCCGTTTATGAACACACTTCCTCTGTTTCTTTCCGGTGAACTGACAGGAAATAAAAACAAGGCGGTCACATCTGAACATCAATCTGAAATGGAGGCTCTTGCAGAGCTCGAGGCCGAGAACGAGGCTGAATCCCAGAACGCAGAAGAGGAGATTAATGAAATGGAAAACGCCCCAATAAAAGACATGGAGCAACTGCAGTCACTTGAAAACAGACAAAGAAAGAAACAGGAGGCCATGGCAAAGAAAGAGGTGCCTTCAACTGAATTGAAAAATGAGCAGTCGGACACAGAGGAG GTAGAGCTGAAAGCTTTGGCCCATGACGGAAGTCCCAAGTAA
- the LOC138319131 gene encoding uncharacterized protein isoform X2, which yields MDTNIGLAIVVVCALTSQVSAASLEQGHKETANQERPQNPLNLEKELRQQRPKTNVVKVPTNYLPPPPPPIIPQNDVISEEANAMLDNLSFEEIVEDVLSTLKKHPEILKELELDEEQKAGITIGDNEGNGNLPTNYQMPPPQLIEMPKRVEKKAGGRYQDFKRGNKHPGYYWKQRYGGDDSSEESSDNDSEESNESSKQSTSESSSSSSSSSSSSSSSQEASSQESDESSEEYTRYIPQKRVKEIPEATIDLLALPQEGGSKVNTGSKRFQGSRTHKNVRTYNAWSSPGPLNPKQMRPGAGSNKLILESPFMNTLPLFLSGELTGNKNKAVTSEHQSEMEALAELEAENEAESQNAEEEINEMENAPIKDMEQLQSLENRQRKKQEAMAKKEVPSTELKNEQSDTEEVELKALAHDGSPK from the exons TATCAGCGGCATCGCTGGAGCAGGGACACAAGGAGACTGCTAACCAAGAACGCCCTCAG AATCCTTTGAATCTTGAGAAGGAGCTGAGGCAGCAGCGACCGAAAACAAACGTGGTGAAAGTCCCGACAAATTACTTACCACCGCCTCCACCCCCGATAATCCCCCAAAACGATGTCATCTCAGAGGAGGCCAACGCCATGCTGGACAACCTCAGTTTTGAGGAAATCGTGGAGGACGTGTTATCAACATTGAAGAAACATCCAGAAATATTAAAGGAACTTGAGCTAG ATGAGGAACAGAAAGCAGGAATTACAATTGGCGACAATGAAGGAAATGGAAATCTCCCAACCAACTACCAAATGCCGCCTCCACAGCTTATCGAG ATGCCCAAGCGCGTTGAGAAGAAAGCTGGTGGCCGGTACCAAGACTTTAAACGAGGAAACAAACATCCTG GTTATTACTGGAAACAGAGATACGGCGGTGACGATTCATCAGAGGAATCTTCTGACAATGACTCTGAGGAGTCAAATGAATCCTCAAAGCAGTCCACCAGTgaatcctcctcctcctcctcatcttCGTCCTCCTCGAGCTCGTCCTCCCAGGAAGCATCATCCCAGGAGTCTGATGAGTCGTCAGAAGAGTACACTCGTTACATTCCACAGAAAAGGGTCAAGGAAATCCCCGAGGCCACCATCGATCTCTTGGCACTTCCTCAGGAAGGCGGAAGCAAAGTAAACACCGGAAGTAAGCGCTTTCAAGGGTCAAGGACACACAAAAACGTAAGAACCTACAATGCATGGTCATCACCTGGACCATTAAATCCAAAACAG ATGAGACCTGGTGCAGGCAGCAACAAGCTTATACTGGAGAGCCCGTTTATGAACACACTTCCTCTGTTTCTTTCCGGTGAACTGACAGGAAATAAAAACAAGGCGGTCACATCTGAACATCAATCTGAAATGGAGGCTCTTGCAGAGCTCGAGGCCGAGAACGAGGCTGAATCCCAGAACGCAGAAGAGGAGATTAATGAAATGGAAAACGCCCCAATAAAAGACATGGAGCAACTGCAGTCACTTGAAAACAGACAAAGAAAGAAACAGGAGGCCATGGCAAAGAAAGAGGTGCCTTCAACTGAATTGAAAAATGAGCAGTCGGACACAGAGGAG GTAGAGCTGAAAGCTTTGGCCCATGACGGAAGTCCCAAGTAA
- the LOC138319131 gene encoding uncharacterized protein isoform X3 yields MDTNIGLAIVVVCALTSQVSAASLEQGHKETANQERPQVDSPQNPLNLEKELRQQRPKTNVVKVPTNYLPPPPPPIIPQNDVISEEANAMLDNLSFEEIVEDVLSTLKKHPEILKELELDEEQKAGITIGDNEGNGNLPTNYQMPPPQLIEMPKRVEKKAGGRYQDFKRGNKHPGYYWKQRYGGDDSSEESSDNDSEESNESSKQSTSESSSSSSSSSSSSSSSQEASSQESDESSEEYTRYIPQKRVKEIPEATIDLLALPQEGGSKVNTGSKRFQGSRTHKNMRPGAGSNKLILESPFMNTLPLFLSGELTGNKNKAVTSEHQSEMEALAELEAENEAESQNAEEEINEMENAPIKDMEQLQSLENRQRKKQEAMAKKEVPSTELKNEQSDTEEVELKALAHDGSPK; encoded by the exons TATCAGCGGCATCGCTGGAGCAGGGACACAAGGAGACTGCTAACCAAGAACGCCCTCAGGTAGATTCCCCACAG AATCCTTTGAATCTTGAGAAGGAGCTGAGGCAGCAGCGACCGAAAACAAACGTGGTGAAAGTCCCGACAAATTACTTACCACCGCCTCCACCCCCGATAATCCCCCAAAACGATGTCATCTCAGAGGAGGCCAACGCCATGCTGGACAACCTCAGTTTTGAGGAAATCGTGGAGGACGTGTTATCAACATTGAAGAAACATCCAGAAATATTAAAGGAACTTGAGCTAG ATGAGGAACAGAAAGCAGGAATTACAATTGGCGACAATGAAGGAAATGGAAATCTCCCAACCAACTACCAAATGCCGCCTCCACAGCTTATCGAG ATGCCCAAGCGCGTTGAGAAGAAAGCTGGTGGCCGGTACCAAGACTTTAAACGAGGAAACAAACATCCTG GTTATTACTGGAAACAGAGATACGGCGGTGACGATTCATCAGAGGAATCTTCTGACAATGACTCTGAGGAGTCAAATGAATCCTCAAAGCAGTCCACCAGTgaatcctcctcctcctcctcatcttCGTCCTCCTCGAGCTCGTCCTCCCAGGAAGCATCATCCCAGGAGTCTGATGAGTCGTCAGAAGAGTACACTCGTTACATTCCACAGAAAAGGGTCAAGGAAATCCCCGAGGCCACCATCGATCTCTTGGCACTTCCTCAGGAAGGCGGAAGCAAAGTAAACACCGGAAGTAAGCGCTTTCAAGGGTCAAGGACACACAAAAAC ATGAGACCTGGTGCAGGCAGCAACAAGCTTATACTGGAGAGCCCGTTTATGAACACACTTCCTCTGTTTCTTTCCGGTGAACTGACAGGAAATAAAAACAAGGCGGTCACATCTGAACATCAATCTGAAATGGAGGCTCTTGCAGAGCTCGAGGCCGAGAACGAGGCTGAATCCCAGAACGCAGAAGAGGAGATTAATGAAATGGAAAACGCCCCAATAAAAGACATGGAGCAACTGCAGTCACTTGAAAACAGACAAAGAAAGAAACAGGAGGCCATGGCAAAGAAAGAGGTGCCTTCAACTGAATTGAAAAATGAGCAGTCGGACACAGAGGAG GTAGAGCTGAAAGCTTTGGCCCATGACGGAAGTCCCAAGTAA